The proteins below are encoded in one region of uncultured Desulfovibrio sp.:
- a CDS encoding methyltransferase domain-containing protein yields the protein MFTPTPCFPASQIQLAAIEKVQHALDTHEYITQRSTCPICGSTADGVEVSTFDRNGFFCPVIQCCTCGLLRNKEIFTEETCAAFYKNDYHKMTFGSDFANRDYFYEQNKIGLRYYKIVQSVLGNFSEKKIVEIGCSSGGILYPFMRRNNFCIGYAYNKNYMDFGRRLGLDLRQQDGTIEDNADILIFSHCLEHIPNPVEMLSRIQSSLKPGGIILAEVPNIYRFTMDYISLQHYFTIAHLFHFTPYHFSLLIKKAGFEPCFQNEYTTIIAKKTGSTSPSESYDISEKHSLSSFISDFSSWHKPSQNTVAGQGIKRYLRKLPFYSGLKNIYRKQFRKPHIAPTKFHTCYIEGEDITASELQEIKTRASFYGCPEISTVYLPDSSIPDSFPVLSFGSTQHADTIFDIDWRLNPLDAWEWCRFSDYVHAFSSDIEESKNTFQNWVDKVQKLSKAYIFGTGPSLDKAIEHDWSDGYRIVCNTIVKNSEMWHHISPHIIVAGDALYHFSNEKFAKHFRHDLQLRLSESPKCIFVYPQIFDGMVRRTMEISNSQLVPVPCGAGTDFHHTMERFELPALGNVLGLLLLPIASYLSKNVYLWGFDGKAPSDSLFWKNSTKEHYSDDVDDLRRHHPAFYSFFCPDDKKNFYEQLNFGDLLEKAFCTAEQDGWTFTMLHPSWTSILSKRFVQK from the coding sequence ATGTTTACTCCTACTCCATGTTTTCCTGCAAGTCAGATTCAGTTGGCTGCTATAGAAAAAGTACAACATGCCCTCGATACTCATGAATATATTACTCAACGCTCGACGTGCCCTATATGCGGATCTACTGCTGATGGTGTTGAAGTATCGACATTCGATCGTAATGGTTTTTTTTGCCCTGTTATTCAATGCTGCACATGTGGACTTTTACGTAACAAAGAAATTTTTACAGAGGAGACATGCGCTGCTTTTTACAAAAATGATTATCATAAGATGACTTTTGGCAGTGATTTTGCTAATCGAGATTATTTTTATGAACAAAATAAAATTGGTCTTCGTTATTATAAAATAGTGCAATCAGTTTTAGGTAATTTTTCAGAAAAGAAAATAGTTGAAATCGGTTGTTCATCTGGCGGAATCCTGTATCCCTTTATGCGGCGGAATAATTTCTGCATTGGCTATGCTTATAACAAAAATTATATGGATTTTGGACGGAGACTTGGATTAGATCTTCGTCAGCAAGATGGGACTATCGAAGATAATGCAGATATACTTATTTTCAGTCATTGTTTGGAGCATATCCCTAATCCTGTTGAAATGCTTTCAAGGATTCAGTCTTCCCTTAAGCCAGGTGGAATTATACTTGCTGAAGTTCCTAATATTTACCGCTTTACCATGGATTACATATCGCTACAGCATTATTTTACGATTGCCCACCTATTTCATTTTACGCCCTATCATTTTTCGCTCCTTATCAAGAAGGCTGGTTTTGAGCCATGCTTCCAGAATGAATATACAACTATAATTGCAAAGAAAACAGGGAGTACTTCCCCATCAGAATCATATGATATTTCAGAAAAGCATTCTCTATCCAGTTTTATTAGTGATTTTTCCAGTTGGCATAAGCCTTCACAGAATACTGTGGCTGGACAAGGTATAAAAAGATATTTACGAAAGCTACCATTTTACTCAGGCCTGAAAAATATTTACAGAAAACAATTCAGAAAACCCCATATTGCACCTACCAAGTTTCATACCTGTTATATTGAAGGAGAAGATATCACTGCTAGTGAACTTCAAGAGATTAAAACTCGTGCAAGTTTTTACGGTTGCCCAGAAATATCAACAGTATATCTCCCTGATAGCTCCATTCCTGACTCTTTTCCTGTTTTAAGTTTTGGAAGTACACAGCACGCAGATACGATATTTGATATAGATTGGAGATTAAATCCACTTGACGCGTGGGAGTGGTGTCGATTTTCAGATTATGTTCATGCTTTTTCATCTGATATTGAAGAAAGCAAAAACACTTTTCAGAACTGGGTAGATAAAGTTCAGAAACTGTCAAAAGCCTACATATTTGGAACAGGCCCTTCACTCGATAAAGCGATCGAACACGATTGGAGCGATGGTTATCGTATTGTTTGTAACACAATAGTAAAAAATTCAGAAATGTGGCACCACATTTCTCCACATATTATTGTAGCAGGTGATGCTCTTTACCATTTTAGTAATGAAAAATTTGCAAAGCATTTCCGTCACGATTTGCAGCTACGCTTGTCAGAGAGCCCTAAGTGTATTTTCGTCTACCCACAAATCTTTGATGGCATGGTCAGGAGGACAATGGAAATTTCCAACTCGCAGCTCGTGCCCGTTCCATGCGGCGCAGGTACGGATTTCCATCACACAATGGAGAGATTTGAGCTCCCAGCTTTAGGCAATGTGCTTGGTCTTCTTTTGCTTCCTATTGCTTCATATTTAAGTAAAAATGTATATTTATGGGGTTTCGATGGGAAGGCCCCTTCTGATTCTCTTTTTTGGAAAAATTCTACTAAAGAGCATTATTCGGACGATGTGGACGATTTGCGCCGTCACCATCCAGCGTTTTACTCCTTCTTTTGTCCGGATGATAAAAAAAACTTTTATGAGCAACTTAATTTTGGTGACTTGCTGGAAAAAGCATTTTGTACTGCCGAACAGGATGGATGGACTTTTACCATGCTCCATCCTTCTTGGACATCAATTCTTAGTAAACGTTTTGTTCAAAAATAA
- a CDS encoding acylneuraminate cytidylyltransferase family protein: protein MISAIIPIKKHSQRVPQKNFRLFCGKPLFTYVISALLSVKSIDKIIINIDSADLERIILNENNSNRICIYHRPDILCGDDVSVNLLIEDTISAFPGEYFIQTHVTNPCVQSSTFANAVTTYFAHLDEYDSCLSVNKFHSRFYDNKFSPINHNINELIQTQNLPPLYEDNSCFYIFSRDVICNLHRRIGKKPLLYTIPRLESIDIDTEDDFCLAELTYEFLTNKG, encoded by the coding sequence ATGATTTCGGCCATAATTCCTATTAAAAAGCATTCTCAGCGTGTTCCACAAAAAAACTTTCGCCTGTTTTGTGGTAAACCGCTTTTTACGTATGTTATCTCGGCATTGCTTTCTGTCAAATCGATTGACAAAATTATTATTAATATCGACTCAGCCGATCTAGAAAGAATCATTTTGAATGAAAACAATTCAAATCGTATTTGCATATATCACAGACCTGATATATTGTGCGGTGATGATGTATCAGTTAACTTACTTATAGAAGACACCATCAGTGCATTTCCTGGCGAATATTTTATTCAGACACATGTTACCAACCCATGTGTGCAATCTTCTACGTTTGCAAATGCAGTTACAACGTACTTTGCTCACCTAGATGAGTATGACAGCTGCTTATCAGTTAATAAATTTCACAGCAGATTTTATGACAACAAATTTTCTCCTATCAACCATAACATTAATGAGCTTATACAAACTCAAAACTTACCTCCTCTCTATGAAGACAATTCTTGCTTTTATATTTTTAGTCGTGATGTTATCTGCAATCTACACAGACGCATAGGGAAAAAGCCTTTACTTTATACGATTCCACGTTTAGAATCAATTGATATTGATACTGAAGATGATTTTTGTTTGGCTGAGTTGACATATGAATTTTTGACGAACAAGGGGTAA
- a CDS encoding DegT/DnrJ/EryC1/StrS family aminotransferase produces the protein MNSAVLPVCEPLLAGNELKYVTDAVSTGWISSAGSYVSSFERAFADYCGVRHGIAVCNGTAALHLALRALGIGSGDEVIIPDFTMIASALAVCYCGAKPVFVDADADTWNMDVTAVERHITPATKGIMAVHIFGNPCSMDALRCIAERHGLWLMEDAAEAHGACYQGRKAGGLSRIAAFSFFANKNVTTGEGGMVVTDDDDLAAACRYFKNMCFPLDAPRTYLHAHIGYNYRMSNLHAAIGLAQTERADVYKALRQEHGRLYRERLSAIPGIHLQQDTPEGENVYWMNGLTVSPAYGHTRGELIAHLHERGIDTRLFFNGMHRQPALRNFGCYCDGNYPVSDWLADNGFYLPSGSNLRESDIDRVCDVIAAFRR, from the coding sequence ATGAATTCGGCTGTCCTTCCCGTTTGTGAACCTCTGCTGGCCGGCAATGAACTCAAGTACGTTACGGATGCCGTCAGCACCGGCTGGATTTCCTCAGCCGGAAGTTATGTTTCATCCTTTGAAAGGGCCTTTGCTGACTATTGTGGCGTCCGGCACGGTATTGCTGTGTGCAATGGTACAGCGGCTCTGCATCTGGCGTTACGAGCACTTGGCATCGGCTCCGGCGATGAAGTCATCATTCCTGACTTTACCATGATTGCTTCGGCCCTGGCTGTCTGCTACTGTGGGGCCAAACCAGTCTTTGTGGATGCAGATGCCGACACATGGAATATGGACGTTACAGCCGTGGAACGGCACATTACGCCTGCCACCAAGGGCATCATGGCTGTCCATATTTTCGGAAATCCTTGTAGCATGGACGCGTTGCGCTGTATTGCCGAGCGTCACGGACTCTGGCTCATGGAAGATGCCGCCGAAGCACATGGCGCCTGCTATCAGGGGCGGAAGGCAGGTGGACTGTCCCGTATTGCAGCGTTTAGCTTTTTTGCCAATAAAAATGTCACCACGGGCGAAGGCGGTATGGTCGTTACCGATGATGACGATTTGGCAGCAGCCTGTCGCTACTTCAAAAATATGTGCTTTCCGCTGGATGCGCCCCGCACCTATCTGCATGCGCATATTGGCTACAACTACCGGATGAGTAATCTTCATGCCGCCATCGGTCTGGCCCAGACCGAACGCGCGGACGTGTATAAGGCCCTGCGCCAGGAGCATGGCCGGCTGTACCGGGAACGACTATCCGCCATTCCCGGTATACATCTGCAGCAGGATACCCCCGAGGGGGAAAATGTGTACTGGATGAACGGGCTTACTGTCTCGCCCGCATACGGGCACACGCGCGGCGAGCTTATTGCTCATCTTCACGAACGGGGCATCGACACACGGCTTTTCTTCAATGGCATGCATCGCCAGCCGGCTCTGCGGAACTTCGGATGTTATTGCGATGGCAACTATCCGGTTTCCGACTGGCTGGCGGATAATGGATTTTATCTGCCCAGTGGAAGTAACCTGCGCGAATCGGATATTGATCGAGTCTGCGACGTTATTGCTGCATTTCGCCGGTAG
- a CDS encoding class I SAM-dependent methyltransferase → MTVFGDYARYYNVLYQDKDYAGETDFVLSCLKRYSSLPRTLLDLGCGTGRHALEMSRRRVAVTGVDMSTTMLDMGRQMLGTAPPLPGNTPLPCLLEGDARTIRLDAQFDAVTSLFHVMSYQNTEEDARAVLETARCHLKPGGCFLFDFWYGPGVLTDPPTERDRVMEDDKTLVRRHAHPVHRVNDNIIEVHYSIDLVDKLTANQTSLSEVHMMRYWFMPELRYLARLSGFHVRAEGAWRMESLPARDTWNAWMLVSK, encoded by the coding sequence ATGACGGTCTTCGGTGATTATGCGCGCTATTACAATGTCCTCTATCAGGACAAGGACTATGCAGGCGAAACAGATTTTGTACTGTCCTGCTTGAAGCGCTATAGTTCTCTTCCACGAACATTGCTTGATCTGGGATGTGGCACAGGCCGTCATGCTCTGGAAATGTCCCGCAGGAGAGTCGCCGTCACTGGCGTTGATATGTCTACCACCATGCTGGACATGGGGCGACAAATGCTTGGCACCGCTCCGCCTTTGCCAGGAAATACTCCCCTCCCCTGCCTGCTGGAGGGTGATGCCCGAACGATTCGGCTTGATGCACAATTTGATGCCGTGACAAGTCTGTTCCACGTGATGAGTTACCAAAATACGGAAGAAGACGCACGTGCCGTACTGGAGACGGCCCGCTGTCATTTAAAGCCCGGGGGCTGTTTTCTTTTTGACTTCTGGTACGGGCCAGGCGTCTTGACCGATCCACCAACAGAACGTGACCGCGTTATGGAGGATGACAAAACGCTGGTGCGCCGCCATGCACATCCTGTGCACCGCGTCAATGACAATATTATAGAGGTGCACTACTCTATTGATCTTGTTGATAAGCTGACCGCAAATCAGACATCTCTATCTGAAGTGCACATGATGCGGTACTGGTTTATGCCGGAGCTTCGGTACCTTGCACGTTTAAGCGGCTTTCATGTCAGAGCTGAAGGTGCATGGCGCATGGAAAGTCTACCAGCACGTGATACGTGGAATGCTTGGATGCTTGTCTCAAAATGA
- a CDS encoding glycosyltransferase family 2 protein, whose protein sequence is MITIPQTPFFTIITATFNASATLPRLLDSLASQTCRDFNWIVQDGASSDATMEIVTRYSDRLPEILADSSRDNGIYDAWNKAISHWSPQLGEWILFLGADDKLHTHETLSQCKDYLSLVKNDVVFASGNVCMMNTQNEIVTALNVDISTAFARRYYGMSFPHSGLFHRRDILQKIKFDPQFNIAGDYDFFLKSISSESQITKINQFVTDMYIGGISSNPNNFKKLYCENLKIIRKHSISHYIYYGIENMWEMKKNDLKIFLSNNPCGRILLLIFRKLKRHKVNP, encoded by the coding sequence ATGATTACCATACCACAGACGCCCTTTTTTACGATCATCACTGCCACCTTTAATGCTTCTGCTACACTACCAAGACTACTGGATTCGCTGGCTTCGCAGACCTGCCGAGACTTCAACTGGATAGTGCAGGACGGTGCGTCGTCCGATGCTACCATGGAGATTGTGACGCGGTATAGCGATCGGCTACCAGAAATTCTGGCTGACAGCAGTAGAGACAATGGTATTTACGATGCCTGGAACAAGGCCATTTCGCATTGGTCGCCTCAATTGGGTGAATGGATTCTTTTTTTAGGTGCCGACGACAAGCTACATACACACGAAACACTTTCTCAGTGTAAAGATTACCTTTCCTTAGTCAAAAATGATGTTGTGTTTGCTTCTGGAAATGTTTGCATGATGAACACTCAAAATGAGATTGTTACTGCGCTTAATGTTGATATTTCAACGGCATTTGCAAGACGATATTATGGCATGTCATTTCCTCATTCTGGGCTTTTTCACAGGCGAGATATTTTGCAAAAAATAAAATTTGATCCCCAATTTAATATTGCAGGTGATTACGATTTTTTTCTAAAATCAATATCATCAGAATCACAAATTACAAAAATAAATCAGTTTGTAACTGATATGTATATTGGTGGCATATCTAGCAATCCTAACAATTTTAAAAAACTTTACTGTGAAAACCTAAAAATTATACGAAAACACTCCATTTCTCACTATATCTACTATGGAATAGAAAATATGTGGGAAATGAAAAAAAACGATCTCAAAATATTCCTTTCCAACAACCCATGTGGCCGAATCTTGCTGCTAATCTTTCGAAAACTAAAACGACACAAGGTAAATCCATGA
- a CDS encoding glycosyltransferase family 2 protein, producing MTKLTVGMPVYNDEPYVKAAIDSILSQSFCDFKLLIVDDGSTDKSSKIISSYADKRIEYIRHHQNLGRPVARNTALNAADSEYFAWMDSDDIACPDRFAKQIQFLDTHPKISICGGRVRRFHGAKGISSQTNSPAIAAMTIFSPALYNPTVMMRLSDVRKADLQYDSSLKRAEDFAFWIEAFLRQKLQGFVLPDILLNYRVFNRPSNSYWHQLVVEKYLIPLLGLSCTASEIAIHTGVGTGDFRDIIHRFGVTAVFEWFDRLYKQCAAILDFPIYLAHILQNYSEYCITHSPNMLKNIKIYHQYTFSRKKNPCVLYSFFFAKYIKHMLKELFT from the coding sequence ATGACTAAACTCACGGTAGGCATGCCGGTTTACAACGACGAACCGTATGTCAAAGCGGCAATTGATTCGATTTTATCTCAGTCATTTTGTGATTTTAAGCTTCTAATCGTTGATGATGGAAGTACAGATAAAAGCTCAAAAATTATTTCAAGCTATGCAGACAAACGTATAGAATACATCAGACATCATCAAAATCTTGGTCGCCCTGTTGCCCGTAATACCGCTCTCAATGCAGCAGATAGTGAATATTTTGCCTGGATGGATTCTGATGATATAGCTTGCCCAGACAGATTTGCAAAACAAATACAATTTCTTGATACACACCCCAAAATTTCCATATGTGGTGGGAGAGTTCGCCGATTCCATGGCGCAAAAGGGATAAGTTCACAGACTAACTCGCCTGCAATCGCTGCAATGACGATTTTTTCACCAGCATTATATAATCCGACAGTTATGATGCGTCTTTCTGACGTACGTAAAGCCGATTTGCAATACGATTCTTCCTTAAAGCGAGCTGAAGATTTTGCTTTTTGGATTGAGGCTTTTTTACGGCAAAAGCTACAAGGATTTGTTTTACCAGATATTTTACTGAACTATCGAGTATTTAATCGTCCTTCAAATTCCTATTGGCACCAGCTCGTTGTTGAAAAATATCTTATACCCTTGCTAGGCTTATCGTGCACAGCATCTGAAATTGCCATTCATACAGGAGTAGGAACAGGCGACTTTCGCGATATTATCCATCGTTTCGGTGTTACGGCTGTTTTTGAATGGTTTGATCGTCTCTACAAGCAATGCGCAGCTATTCTCGATTTTCCTATCTATTTAGCACATATTCTGCAAAACTATAGCGAATACTGCATAACCCACTCCCCCAATATGCTTAAAAACATAAAAATATATCACCAATATACTTTCTCACGAAAAAAAAATCCTTGTGTGTTATACTCCTTTTTTTTCGCAAAATACATAAAACATATGCTCAAAGAATTATTTACCTAG
- a CDS encoding glycosyltransferase, producing the protein MADVSTPMLTVAIPTWNRGEILQQVCEALLEQSIPAEEFLVLIVDNNSTDDTRQRMAMMADRFPHFSYVVEKKAGLSHARNTAWHQCTTPWIVYLDDDAKPFPRYVESILRAIASPPPCDVIAGKVVPWKLFPLPSWFLDEYESYSPHADASGHLYPKDFAYGTNMAFSCQSIRLAGGFDPRFGVRGTVVPYGEETELQVRIRQMGGRIRYAPDAVVAHLARPSRYTVSNLLRIAYRYGKSTPVIYNWQGWRQFLRLCCKVPYRLLRTLGRTLYRLCNRTYAWQNAVIALGGECLFLAGMFRGFFLLATMKRRSSTNPAE; encoded by the coding sequence ATGGCAGACGTTTCCACCCCCATGCTCACCGTCGCCATCCCCACATGGAATCGCGGCGAGATACTCCAGCAGGTTTGTGAAGCGCTTCTAGAGCAATCTATCCCTGCTGAAGAATTTCTGGTTCTCATTGTGGACAACAATTCAACAGATGATACCCGACAGCGCATGGCCATGATGGCAGATCGCTTTCCGCATTTTTCGTATGTTGTTGAAAAAAAAGCTGGACTCAGCCACGCACGAAATACTGCCTGGCACCAGTGCACTACTCCTTGGATTGTCTATCTGGACGACGACGCCAAGCCTTTCCCCCGCTATGTGGAATCCATTTTGCGTGCTATCGCATCTCCTCCCCCATGTGACGTCATTGCCGGAAAGGTCGTTCCCTGGAAGCTTTTCCCACTGCCGTCCTGGTTTCTGGATGAATATGAATCCTATTCGCCGCACGCTGATGCCAGTGGCCACCTTTATCCGAAGGATTTTGCCTACGGCACGAATATGGCGTTTTCCTGTCAGAGCATTCGGCTGGCCGGGGGGTTTGATCCGCGCTTCGGCGTACGGGGTACCGTGGTTCCCTATGGCGAAGAAACCGAACTGCAGGTACGCATTCGCCAAATGGGTGGGCGTATCCGCTACGCGCCCGATGCGGTGGTTGCTCACCTTGCCAGACCGTCGCGCTATACGGTGAGCAATTTACTGCGCATTGCCTACCGCTACGGAAAATCTACACCGGTCATTTACAACTGGCAGGGCTGGCGGCAGTTTCTCCGTCTGTGCTGCAAGGTTCCCTATCGCCTTCTTCGTACATTGGGGAGGACATTGTACCGACTTTGCAACCGGACATATGCCTGGCAGAACGCTGTCATAGCGCTCGGGGGCGAGTGTCTGTTTCTAGCCGGCATGTTCAGAGGCTTTTTCCTGCTTGCGACGATGAAGAGGCGCTCCTCCACAAATCCTGCGGAGTGA
- a CDS encoding glycosyltransferase family 2 protein → MPRISIIIPAYNVAPWLPDTLRSVQAQTLHDWECIIVDDGSTDAPDACLPANDRRFRLVRQENAGVSAARNRGLHEACGEYVAFLDGDDIWHPQALERLSAPLLQEDPPAFVWGNFMRFADGSGIARPSPLHDWKQTKIFWQNLLITNFLQFGALLFRAEKANGIPFDTRLRICEDRDWLIRLLQRCTTQHVPHIVHYYRQRAGSAVGNVEAFLKDEKTFLARYLEDPSVPEWVRRRARSAFLFHTAVLLAKLPGHLPQAVKMLLRAILTDPLYTENYLQPLRKLAIKMRRPEVIEELRPYLAGSSRPSPDTAGNQ, encoded by the coding sequence ATGCCCCGCATCTCCATCATCATTCCCGCCTATAACGTCGCCCCTTGGCTGCCTGACACGTTGCGCAGCGTCCAGGCGCAAACGCTACACGACTGGGAGTGCATCATTGTTGATGATGGCTCTACGGACGCCCCTGACGCCTGCCTGCCTGCAAACGATCGCCGTTTTCGCCTTGTACGGCAGGAAAATGCCGGCGTATCTGCCGCGCGCAACCGAGGGCTGCACGAAGCGTGCGGGGAATATGTCGCCTTTCTTGACGGAGATGACATCTGGCATCCGCAGGCGCTTGAACGTCTGTCTGCCCCCTTATTGCAAGAAGATCCGCCGGCCTTTGTCTGGGGCAACTTCATGCGCTTTGCCGACGGCAGCGGCATTGCCCGTCCCAGCCCGCTACATGACTGGAAGCAGACAAAAATTTTCTGGCAAAATCTTCTGATTACCAACTTTTTGCAGTTCGGCGCACTTCTTTTTAGAGCGGAAAAGGCCAATGGTATTCCTTTTGATACCCGGCTGCGGATCTGCGAAGACAGGGATTGGCTCATCCGCCTTTTACAACGCTGCACAACACAGCACGTTCCCCATATCGTGCATTACTACCGACAACGAGCCGGAAGCGCCGTCGGCAACGTCGAGGCATTTCTCAAAGATGAAAAAACCTTCCTTGCCCGCTACCTTGAGGATCCCTCCGTGCCGGAGTGGGTACGACGCCGTGCCCGTTCCGCCTTCCTGTTCCATACTGCTGTGCTGCTGGCCAAGCTGCCGGGACATCTGCCACAGGCCGTAAAGATGCTGCTGCGGGCTATACTGACAGATCCGCTCTACACGGAAAACTATCTGCAACCTCTGCGAAAGCTGGCAATAAAAATGAGACGCCCCGAAGTCATTGAGGAATTGCGTCCGTATCTTGCCGGCAGTTCGCGCCCATCTCCAGACACTGCAGGCAACCAATGA
- a CDS encoding glycosyltransferase family 2 protein — MTSTPLFSLLIATVRRHAELERLLRSLRGQTLRDMEILIADQNPPALLQDIYTEFSDLPIQAVRVPNKGVSQARNAIISLARGTFLAFPDDDCWYAPDTLAQAVEAFRRHPDAGGILGFWTPFPNLPKPNGREQLLSATAMFSQGGTCVQFFRAEAVKGIRFDPRLGPGTGLPYGCGEDTDYLLEVHKRAPVWRCPSIRVFHPSPDTHLPSEAKITAYAAGRMFLLKKHAFPLWFRCANVLYPLCMLPLEALRKGRPAARYRWRMFRERWRHL, encoded by the coding sequence ATGACTTCTACCCCCTTATTTTCGCTGCTCATAGCGACGGTCAGGAGACATGCCGAGCTGGAACGTCTGTTGCGGTCCCTGCGCGGACAAACTCTGCGCGATATGGAAATCCTCATTGCCGACCAGAACCCCCCTGCCCTGTTGCAGGACATCTATACGGAATTTTCCGATTTGCCCATCCAGGCAGTCAGGGTTCCCAACAAGGGAGTCTCGCAAGCGCGCAATGCCATCATTTCCCTTGCACGCGGCACGTTTCTCGCCTTCCCTGATGATGACTGCTGGTATGCGCCGGATACCCTGGCCCAAGCAGTAGAAGCGTTTCGGCGGCATCCCGATGCCGGAGGCATCTTAGGCTTCTGGACCCCCTTCCCAAATCTTCCCAAACCCAACGGGAGGGAACAGCTTCTTTCTGCTACTGCCATGTTCTCACAAGGAGGAACCTGCGTGCAGTTCTTCAGGGCCGAAGCCGTCAAAGGAATACGCTTCGATCCTCGCCTCGGCCCCGGGACGGGGCTACCCTACGGCTGCGGCGAAGATACGGATTATCTGTTGGAAGTGCACAAGCGCGCCCCGGTGTGGCGCTGCCCGTCCATCCGCGTCTTCCACCCCTCACCCGACACGCATTTACCTTCGGAGGCCAAAATCACCGCCTACGCGGCCGGGCGTATGTTTTTACTCAAAAAACATGCCTTCCCGCTCTGGTTCCGCTGCGCAAATGTTCTATATCCGTTGTGTATGCTACCACTGGAGGCGCTGCGCAAAGGGCGCCCGGCTGCTCGATACCGCTGGCGCATGTTCCGTGAACGTTGGCGGCATCTGTAA
- a CDS encoding glycosyltransferase family 10, whose translation MKKAYSKVVMCKKSIKVGFSDFWAGFSEEDNIFTRILSDRYDVVVDNGSPDYLFCSTFSKKHLLYDCVKVFYTGENITPDFNLFDYAIGFDYINFDDRYYRLPLYRLYQVEEDGRQKEKEFWNKEILQKKKFCNFLYSNNSTANAFRIQLLEALDSYKHVACGGKIRNNIGGRVKNKDTWLRQFKFSIACENSSKPGYVTEKIFEALRANSIPIYWGDPLVGREFNPKRFINCHAYESLDGVVAEVRRLDNDPEAYLSMLREPWFTGGTPSLPEHDISLKKFLYHIVEQGTEASRRTIRDGFVRHYIAQQARLSESRWGPLSRLWRGWKQGIHSTLGKRDK comes from the coding sequence ATGAAAAAAGCTTATAGTAAGGTGGTTATGTGCAAGAAATCTATCAAAGTTGGATTTTCTGATTTTTGGGCTGGATTTTCTGAAGAAGATAATATTTTTACTCGCATTTTAAGTGATAGATATGATGTTGTTGTTGATAATGGTAGCCCGGATTACTTGTTTTGTTCTACTTTTTCGAAAAAACACTTGTTATATGATTGTGTGAAAGTATTTTATACAGGAGAAAATATCACGCCAGATTTTAATTTATTTGATTATGCTATAGGTTTTGATTATATTAATTTTGATGATAGATACTATCGTTTGCCGCTATACAGGCTGTACCAAGTTGAAGAAGATGGGAGGCAAAAAGAAAAAGAATTCTGGAATAAAGAAATATTGCAGAAGAAAAAATTTTGTAATTTTTTATACTCAAATAACAGCACAGCAAATGCGTTCAGAATTCAGTTATTAGAAGCGCTTGATAGCTATAAGCATGTTGCGTGTGGAGGCAAGATACGCAATAATATTGGAGGGCGCGTAAAAAATAAGGATACGTGGCTGCGGCAATTCAAATTTTCCATTGCCTGTGAAAATTCCTCAAAGCCAGGTTATGTCACAGAAAAAATTTTTGAAGCATTACGTGCTAACAGTATTCCAATTTATTGGGGAGATCCTCTTGTAGGGCGCGAGTTTAATCCTAAGCGGTTCATCAATTGCCATGCGTATGAAAGTCTTGATGGCGTGGTGGCAGAAGTTCGACGGCTTGATAACGACCCAGAAGCATATTTATCCATGCTGAGGGAACCGTGGTTCACAGGTGGCACTCCGTCGCTACCAGAGCATGACATATCACTTAAGAAATTTTTATACCATATCGTTGAACAGGGGACTGAAGCCTCGCGCAGGACAATACGTGATGGCTTTGTGCGACATTACATTGCTCAGCAGGCTAGGTTGTCAGAGTCGCGGTGGGGCCCCCTTTCTCGCCTTTGGCGGGGCTGGAAGCAAGGAATCCATTCCACATTGGGTAAGAGGGACAAATAA